A genomic stretch from Microbacterium proteolyticum includes:
- the ilvN gene encoding acetolactate synthase small subunit, whose amino-acid sequence MSRHVLSLLVEDKPGLLTRVAGLFARRGFNIESLAVGVTEVPGLSRITVVVDVEGLPLEQVTKQLNKLINVIKIVELDPSASVQREHVLVKVRADNATRSNVVEVVNLFRASVVDYAPDAMVIEITGDSGKVGAFLKAIEPFGVKELAQSGLLAVGRGGKSITERVLRG is encoded by the coding sequence ATGTCTCGTCACGTTCTGAGCCTCCTCGTCGAGGACAAGCCGGGTCTGCTCACCCGCGTCGCGGGGCTCTTCGCCCGGCGCGGCTTCAACATCGAGTCGCTCGCCGTGGGCGTCACCGAGGTGCCCGGACTCTCGCGCATCACGGTGGTCGTCGACGTCGAGGGACTTCCCCTCGAGCAGGTGACCAAGCAGCTGAACAAGCTCATCAACGTCATCAAGATCGTCGAGCTCGACCCGTCGGCATCCGTTCAGCGCGAGCACGTGCTGGTGAAGGTACGCGCCGACAACGCCACGCGCTCGAACGTGGTCGAGGTCGTCAACCTGTTCCGCGCGTCGGTCGTCGACTACGCCCCCGACGCCATGGTCATCGAGATCACCGGCGACTCGGGCAAGGTCGGCGCCTTCCTCAAGGCCATCGAGCCCTTCGGCGTGAAGGAGCTCGCGCAGTCGGGTCTGCTCGCCGTCGGCCGCGGCGGCAAGAGCATCACCGAGCGCGTCCTGCGCGGCTGA
- the ilvC gene encoding ketol-acid reductoisomerase: MAEIFYDDDADLAIIQGKKVAIVGYGSQGHAHAQNLRDSGVEVVIALKDGSKSAAKAQEDGFEVKSVADAAEWADLIMILAPDQHQRSIYADSIKDKLTEGKTLAFAHGFNIRFGYIDAPEGVDVILVAPKAPGHTVRREYVAGRGIPDIIAVERDASGSAWDTALSYAKAIGGTRAGVIKTTFTEETETDLFGEQAVLCGGMSHLVQYGFETLVEAGYQPQIAYFEVLHELKLIVDLMWEGGIAKQRWSISDTAEYGDYVSGPRVISPEVKTSMQAVLADIQSGAFAKRFIDDQDNGATEFLELREKEQGHPIEATGKELRGLFAWKQQDSDYVEGSAAR, from the coding sequence ATGGCAGAGATCTTCTACGACGACGACGCCGACCTCGCGATCATCCAGGGCAAGAAGGTCGCGATCGTCGGCTACGGCTCGCAGGGTCACGCGCACGCGCAGAACCTTCGCGACTCGGGTGTCGAGGTCGTCATCGCGCTGAAGGACGGCTCCAAGTCGGCCGCCAAGGCGCAGGAAGACGGCTTCGAGGTCAAGAGCGTCGCCGACGCCGCCGAGTGGGCCGACCTCATCATGATCCTCGCGCCCGACCAGCACCAGCGCTCGATCTACGCCGACTCCATCAAGGACAAGCTGACCGAGGGCAAGACGCTCGCCTTCGCGCACGGCTTCAACATCCGCTTCGGCTACATCGACGCCCCCGAGGGTGTCGACGTCATCCTCGTCGCCCCGAAGGCGCCCGGCCACACCGTGCGTCGCGAGTACGTCGCCGGCCGCGGTATCCCCGACATCATCGCCGTCGAGCGCGACGCCTCGGGCTCGGCCTGGGACACCGCGCTGTCGTACGCCAAGGCCATCGGCGGCACCCGCGCCGGCGTCATCAAGACGACCTTCACCGAAGAGACCGAGACCGACCTGTTCGGCGAGCAGGCCGTGCTCTGCGGTGGCATGAGCCACCTCGTGCAGTACGGCTTCGAGACCCTCGTCGAGGCCGGTTACCAGCCGCAGATCGCGTACTTCGAGGTGCTGCACGAGCTCAAGCTCATCGTCGACCTCATGTGGGAGGGCGGCATCGCCAAGCAGCGCTGGTCGATCTCCGACACCGCCGAGTACGGCGACTACGTCTCGGGCCCCCGCGTCATCTCGCCCGAGGTCAAGACGAGCATGCAGGCAGTGCTCGCCGACATCCAGTCGGGCGCGTTCGCGAAGCGCTTCATCGACGACCAGGACAACGGCGCCACCGAGTTCCTCGAGCTCCGCGAGAAGGAGCAGGGTCACCCCATCGAGGCGACCGGCAAGGAGCTGCGCGGTCTGTTCGCGTGGAAGCAGCAGGACAGCGACTACGTCGAGGGCAGCGCTGCGCGCTGA